In the genome of Streptomyces sp. NBC_00433, the window TGACCACCAGCCCCTCGCTGACCAGCTGCCGCAGCGCCTCGCGCAGCGGGGTGCGGGAGACCTTGAGCCGGTCGGCCAGCTCCAACTGGCTGATCTCGGCTCCGGGTTCCAGCTCTCCCAGCAGGATCAGGCGGCGCAGCTCGTTGTAGACGCTCTGCTCTCCGCCGTCCGACCGGACGGTCGTCTTCGCGGGTCCCGCCACTGACGCCACCGCCTCTCTCTTTGTCATGGGGTCGCACTCGCCGTAAACGCCATCGAAACGGACGGTCTGACCCTGTTATTGTGCACAATTTTCTTTGAATTGGCCACAACACCCCTCGTCAGGCGCGCTGTGACAAACGTCAACCACGCGAGTGGTGTATGGGGTCACCGGTGCGGCCGGCCTGCGCCGCGGCAGGGGCACCCGCCGCCGAGGCGGGGCCCGAGCGCGTACGCCGGAACCCACCGGAAAAGGGGCACCTCACCCCGGAAGGGGCGGGCCGCCCTCGAAAGCACCCTGGGCGGTCAGCCGGGTAAGTGGGCGCGCGAGGTGTCGCCCGCGACGTCCGCCAGCCGCGCCAGAGCCGCTGCCAGGTCGCCGCGGTCGCCGAGCGCCGCGAGCACCCGGGCGTGGTCCTCGGCCACCCGGTGGGCGGCGCGCTGGTGCAGGATGCGGCCGCGGGCGGCCAGGTGCAGCAGCACCCGGCGCCGGTCGCCGGGATCGGCCCTGCGGTAGACGAGGTTATCGGCGACCATCCGGTCCACCAGCTTGGTCAGGCTCGGCGCGGGCATCAGCGCGTAGTCGGCGATCTCCGTCATGGGGTGCCCGCCGCCGTCCGCCACCGCGCTCAGCACACGCCACTGCTCGACCGAGCAGTCCTCGGCCGCGAGCAGCTCCGACAGCCGCGCCACCATGAGGCGTTCGGCGCGGCTCAGGACGAGCGCGAGGTCCCGCCCAGGCTGCTGTGCCGGATCCGATGGCATGTTTGCCGGTGTCCTTTCCCAGGTCTACTGTTCGGCCACATTAGGAGGTCTCTGCGAGGGCGCCGGGACCGGGTCGGTCTTCCTCGTACCCGTACGCCCCTCCGGAGGTGGCCGCATGCTCCCGGAACCGCCGGACATCTCCCCGCGGCGGCCCCGCGGCAGGCCCGCCGCGGGCACCGATCTGCCGCTCACGGTGGCGCTCGTGGTCCCGCTGCACGGTCCCGGCGGCATCCTCGGCCCCTCCTGCGAACTGGCCGCGCAACTCGCCGCGGAGGAGCTGAACGACGCGGCCGGCGTGGCGGGGCGGCCGGTCCGGCTGGTCCCGGTGGACGGCGCGGGGCCGCCGGAGCAGGTGGCCGCGCGGGTCGAGGCGCTGGTGCGGCTCGGTGCGGTGGACGCGGTGGTCGGCTGGCACATCTCGGCGGTGCGCCGGGCGCTCGCGCCGCGGATCGCGCACCTGGTGCCGTACGTCTACACCGCGCAGTACGAGGGCGGCGAACGCACTCCGGGGGTCTTCCTCACCGGGGAGACCGACCGGCGCCATCTGCTGCCCGCGATGCGGATGCTGGCCGAGGCGACCGGTGTACGCCGCTGGTTCACGGTCGGCAACGACTACGTGTGGCCGCGGGTCACCGCGGCCGCCGCCCGCCGGCACGCGCGGGACTGCGGCGGGCGGACGGTCGGCGAGGCGCTGCTGCCGCTGGGCAGCACCGACTTCGGCCAGGTCCTGCGGCGGATCGAGAGGAGCGAGGCGGACGCGGTGCTGATGCTGCTGGTCGGCGCGGACGCGGTGCGCTTCAACCGGGCCTTCGCCGCCCACGGGCTGCAGGACCGCTGCCAGCGGCTGAGCACCCACATGGACGAGAACATGCTGCTGGCCAGCGGCGCCGACGGCACCGCGGGACTGTGGGCGGCGGCGGGCTACTTCGAGACGCTGGCCACCGCGGAGAGCCTGGACTTCAACCGGCGCTTCGCCCGCCGCTTCGGGGTGGACGCGCCCGTGGTGGGCAGCCTCGGCGAGTCCTGCTTCGAAGGGCTGCGGCTGCTCGGCGCGCTGGCCGAGCGGGCGGGCTCGGCGGACGTGCGCGCGATGCACGCGGTCCGCGACTCGGTCGGCTACGAGGGCCCGCGCGGCGCCCTGCGGCTGCGCGGCAGCCACCTCGACCAGCGGGTCTACCTGGCCAGGGCGGACACCTTCGACTTCGCGGTCGTCGCCCAACTGTGAGCCCCCCTCCGGGCATTGACAGTACCTTCCCCAGGAAATACTTTCTAGGGGAAGCATCTGGCGCCGGGCGGCGCCGGCCCGCACCCCGCGCCCCGGCCGCCCGCCGGCCGCGATCCCGGATTCGCCGCGGAATTCCGCCGACCGGGCAGCGGAAGCGGATCACCGCTTTCCCTGGAATACGCTCTCCCGTCAATCTACGCGCGTCGCCCAATTCCTGGCGACGCGTCACGTATTTAAAGGCCCCGACATCACCGAGAA includes:
- a CDS encoding substrate-binding domain-containing protein translates to MLPEPPDISPRRPRGRPAAGTDLPLTVALVVPLHGPGGILGPSCELAAQLAAEELNDAAGVAGRPVRLVPVDGAGPPEQVAARVEALVRLGAVDAVVGWHISAVRRALAPRIAHLVPYVYTAQYEGGERTPGVFLTGETDRRHLLPAMRMLAEATGVRRWFTVGNDYVWPRVTAAAARRHARDCGGRTVGEALLPLGSTDFGQVLRRIERSEADAVLMLLVGADAVRFNRAFAAHGLQDRCQRLSTHMDENMLLASGADGTAGLWAAAGYFETLATAESLDFNRRFARRFGVDAPVVGSLGESCFEGLRLLGALAERAGSADVRAMHAVRDSVGYEGPRGALRLRGSHLDQRVYLARADTFDFAVVAQL
- a CDS encoding MarR family transcriptional regulator, which translates into the protein MPSDPAQQPGRDLALVLSRAERLMVARLSELLAAEDCSVEQWRVLSAVADGGGHPMTEIADYALMPAPSLTKLVDRMVADNLVYRRADPGDRRRVLLHLAARGRILHQRAAHRVAEDHARVLAALGDRGDLAAALARLADVAGDTSRAHLPG